A single Nicotiana tabacum cultivar K326 chromosome 5, ASM71507v2, whole genome shotgun sequence DNA region contains:
- the LOC107806470 gene encoding protein SCARECROW, translated as MAKAFPLDCNNCGNTSANVGGSSTYHCKDINNLQPSPSCELGNNSKMVRKRAASDMEIQTGAGEENRYLRRPVTIGGSHSQLGDLSACGTSNLRHVSNYSTMQMLPSSTNVCGVTSKGADFTGFSNSIPNLTNYTDAITSSHHIQQQNLNNNNQSPSVCVFSGLPLFPPDRNRQNGSVQLQQQPATAPAAAAAIRFESMEESATSATSWIDGIIKDLINSSAQVSVPQLIQNVREIIHPCNPYLASLLEYRLRSLTSNNNTNNNSGVSADVHNDAAVAMEFWRRKEGVLPQLASLQQGQNMNPNSLQPHNILSLPDSSNNHYLNWDIAAPVAPSLNQHQQISSNNNPTVTADLSFVTSPPILPPQLQQQQQQQQESSHSQQQAAVDLEQQKQQQSSSTSLSPTSATDSGKTKTTTPVVPVNTYREKKEEERQQKMDEDGLHLLTLLLQCAEAVSADNLEEANKMLLEVSELSTPFGTSAQRVAAYFSEAISARLLNSCLGIYAALPITNVPVLYTQKMASAFQVFNGISPFIKFSHFTANQAIQEAFAREDRVHIIDLDIMQGLQWPGLFHILASRPGGPPFVRLTGLGNSMDALEATGKRLSDFAERLGLPFEFLPVADKVGNLDPEKLNVSKREAVAVHWLQHSLYDVTGSDSNTLSLLQRLAPKVVTVVEQDLSHAGSFLGRFVEAIHYYSALFDSLGACYGEESEERHVVEQQLLSKEIRNVLAVGGPSRSGEVKFNNWREKLQQSGFRSISLAGNAAAQATLLLGMFPSHGYTLVEDNGTLKLGWKDLCLFTASAWRPNSFHTSPALRHFSRPHMD; from the exons ATGGCAAAGGCATTTCCACTGGATTGTAACAACTGCGGCAATACAAGTGCAAACGTCGGCGGCAGCAGCACCTACCATTGCAAGGACATCAACAACCTACAGCCTTCGCCTTCTTGTGAACTCGGCAACAACAGCAAAATGGTGAGAAAGAGGGCGGCATCTGACATGGAAATTCAGACCGGAGCCGGCGAAGAAAATAGGTATCTTCGTCGGCCTGTCACTATAGGCGGGTCACATTCCCAGCTAGGTGATTTAAGTGCTTGTGGAACGAGTAATCTTCGTCACGTCTCTAACTACTCCACTATGCAAATGTTACCTTCTTCCACAAACGTGTGCGGCGTGACGTCAAAAGGGGCTGATTTCACTGGTTTTTCTAATTCTATCCCAAACCTAACTAATTATACCGACGCCATTACTTCTTCTCATCATATTCAGCAACAAAAcctaaacaacaacaatcaatccCCATCTGTTTGTGTTTTCTCCGGTTTGCCCCTCTTCCCTCCCGATAGAAACCGTCAAAACGGCAGCGTACAACTCCAACAACAACCTGCAACTGCACCAGCGGCAGCGGCAGCGATAAGGTTCGAGTCGATGGAGGAAAGTGCCACGTCAGCGACGTCATGGATTGATGGTATAATAAAGGATTTAATCAACAGCTCAGCTCAAGTGTCCGTACCTCAGCTGATTCAGAATGTAAGGGAAATAATCCACCCTTGTAATCCATATCTCGCGTCCCTACTGGAATACAGGCTTCGCTCTCTCACTAGCAATAATAATACTAACAATAATAGCGGTGTTAGTGCTGATGTTCATAATGATGCGGCCGTCGCCATGGAATTCTGGAGAAGAAAGGAAGGAGTGTTGCCGCAGCTTGCGAGTTTACAACAAGGCCAAAATATGAATCCTAATTCATTGCAGCCACACAATATTTTATCCCTTCCAGATTCATCAAATAACCACTACTTAAACTGGGATATAGCTGCTCCGGTTGCACCTTCTCTGAACCAGCACCAGCAGATTAGCAGCAACAATAATCCTACTGTAACTGCAGATCTTTCTTTTGTTACGTCTCCTCCAATTCTTCCTCCTCAAttacagcaacaacagcagcagcaacaagagTCTTCACATTCTCAGCAACAGGCGGCAGTAGACTTAGAACAACAAAAGCAGCAGCAATCTTCTAGTACTTCTCTATCTCCAACATCGGCGACTGATAGTGGCAAAACAAAAACTACAACACCTGTAGTTCCGGTCAATACATACagagagaaaaaggaagaagagcgACAACAGAAGATGGATGAAGACGGACTCCATCTCTTAACCTTACTCTTGCAATGTGCGGAAGCAGTATCAGCTGATAATTTGGAGGAAGCAAATAAAATGCTATTGGAAGTTTCCGAACTCTCAACGCCTTTTGGTACATCGGCACAGCGCGTCGCTGCATATTTCTCCGAGGCAATATCTGCAAGGCTATTGAATTCATGCTTGGGAATATACGCAGCCCTACCCATAACCAACGTCCCTGTGCTCTACACCCAGAAAATGGCGTCCGCTTTCCAGGTGTTCAACGGGATCAGCCCGTTCATTAAATTCTCTCATTTCACAGCCAATCAAGCTATTCAAGAAGCTTTCGCGAGAGAAGATCGGGTTCATATAATAGACCTTGACATAATGCAAGGCCTACAATGGCCCGGTCTCTTTCATATATTGGCTTCCAGGCCCGGCGGGCCTCCATTCGTTCGCCTAACCGGGCTTGGAAATTCAATGGATGCTCTTGAAGCTACAGGCAAACGATTGTCCGATTTTGCTGAGAGATTAGGACTTCCGTTCGAGTTTTTACCTGTAGCTGATAAAGTTGGGAACTTAGACCCTGAGAAATTGAATGTGAGTAAAAGAGAAGCTGTTGCAGTTCATTGGTTGCAACATTCTCTTTATGATGTTACTGGCAGCGATTCTAATACTCTCTCCCTCTTGCAAAG GTTGGCGCCGAAGGTAGTGACGGTAGTGGAGCAGGACTTGAGCCACGCTGGGTCATTCTTAGGGAGGTTTGTGGAGGCAATACATTACTACTCGGCTTTATTCGACTCACTGGGCGCCTGCTACGGGGAGGAGAGCGAAGAGAGACACGTCGTAGAGCAACAACTCTTGTCAAAGGAAATCCGGAATGTGTTAGCCGTAGGTGGTCCGTCGAGGAGCGGCGAAGTAAAGTTCAACAATTGGAGAGAAAAGCTTCAACAATCTGGCTTTAGGTCCATATCTCTTGCCGGTAATGCTGCTGCGCAAGCTACTCTTTTGCTAGGAATGTTTCCTTCACATGGATACACTTTGGTTGAGGATAATGGCACTCTTAAACTTGGTTGGAAAGATCTATGCTTGTTTACTGCTTCTGCATGGAGGCCTAATTCTTTCCATACTAGCCCCGCTTTGCGCCATTTTTCTCGCCCTCATATGGATTAG